The following are encoded together in the Vicia villosa cultivar HV-30 ecotype Madison, WI unplaced genomic scaffold, Vvil1.0 ctg.001299F_1_1_2_unsc, whole genome shotgun sequence genome:
- the LOC131634454 gene encoding F-box/kelch-repeat protein At3g06240-like, with the protein MCMSKTFHSLVSDPTFVKLHLHRSARTQDVSLISNSEGHDATLNVVSLSHSPSIRFTLPNDPYFQRNYKECFYIVGSCNGLLCLGHKLNGNRKKMSLRFWNPATRTLSYKLRITGDGRLYNLTFGYDSSSNTYKLVHFINLTTEVRVLNLGDNVWRNIQNSPSSHYLAMQFVHLSDSVIWLAVGDFPSPRPYNYENITIEQFAAISLDLSTETHTRLSLPQGFIEVPFVEPHLSVLKDSLCFSHDFRQTHFVIWQMKEFGVAESWTQLFKLKYYNLQIYNDLQFRWIPLCMSEKSETLLLTNPNTAILYNWKCNRSESIDKPWRFRYHYYTESLVSYR; encoded by the coding sequence ATGTGTATGAGTAAGACATTCCACTCTCTTGTCTCTGATCCCACCTTTGTCAAATTGCATCTTCATAGATCTGCACGAACTCAAGACGTCTCACTTATATCCAACTCCGAAGGCCATGACGCCACCTTAAACGTTGTTAGTCTATCTCATAGTCCTTCAATTCGTTTCACCCTTCCAAATGATCCTTACTTTCAACGCAACTATAAAGAGTGTTTCTATATAGTTGGTTCCTGCAATGGATTACTCTGTTTGGGTCATAAACTTAATGGTAACCGTAAAAAGATGAGCCTTCGTTTTTGGAACCCGGCAACGAGGACATTGTCGTATAAATTACGAATCACTGGTGATGGTAGACTTTATAATTTGACTTTTGGTTATGATAGTTCAAGCAACACTTATAAGCTGGTGCATTTCATTAATCTTACAACAGAGGTAAGAGTTCTCAATTTGGGCGATAATGTTTGGAGAAATATTCAAAATTCACCTAGCTCTCATTATTTGGCAATGCAGTTTGTGCATCTGAGTGATAGTGTTATTTGGTTGGCAGTAGGCGATTTCCCCTCTCCTCGTCCTTATAATTATGAGAATATTACTATAGAACAATTTGCGGCTATTTCACTTGATTTGAGCACGGAGACACATACTAGGTTGTCTCTTCCGCAAGGTTTCATTGAAGTGCCATTTGTAGAACCACATCTAAGTGTGTTAAAGgactctctttgtttttctcatgATTTCAGACAAACTCATTTTGTTATATGGCAAATGAAGGAATTCGGAGTTGCAGAATCTTGGACACAGCTATTTAAACTCAAATATTATAATCTTCAAATATATAATGACTTGCAGTTTAGGTGGATTCCATTATGCATGTCTGAGAAGAGTGAGACTCTATTACTGACAAATCCAAACACTGCAATTCTCTATAATTGGAAATGTAACAGATCAGAGAGTATTGATAAACCTTGGAGGTTCCGTTACCATTATTACACTGAAAGCTTGGTTTCATATCGCTGA